The window TCAAAGCGTCCTGTAGAGTTGAGCTCTTTTAGAGAAGTATTGGTTCCAAGATTTGTTCTTAGATCAATCTCTCCTCCTTGGATGTAATCATAAGAATAATATGTTCCAAGATAGAGTGTCGCTCCTAGCTCTTTTCCTTCTGTGAAGTTTTTAAAATCATATCCCCATGCAGCTCCAATTCTTGTGCGAAGATTAAAGATGTCTTCTTGGATCCCTGTAAGAGTTGCTTGTCCTAAAACTTGCTTGAGATCACTTTGGTTGAAGTATCCAAATGAGAGTTCTACTTGTGGATCGATATACCACTCTTTTGTCTCTCCTAATTTGAAGCGATATCCTACTTCATTAGAGAAGACGATACCAAAGTTGTTAGTGTTATAGTGGTTTTCTTGTCCTGCCATCTCAAGATCACTCATGATGTAGCTAAATTTCAAGATCGTATCATTAAACCATCCTGCATCTTGGATATAAGAGTTATATACAGCAACTTCTACAGCATGAGAGGTTGATTTATCAATTCCTTTTCCAACTTGATCGATATCAAGATGTGTTTTAGGAGTGATGATTGAGTTGGCATAAGAGAGAGCAAGTCCTAGATAGTTATTAGCTCCTTCAAATCCAAAGGCATAATCATATCCTGCTTGAACTGTGGTATAGATAGATTGAGTTTCAAGACCATATTTAGTAGAAAGCATTCCATTAAAGATTCTTCCCCATGCTCCTTGAGAATGATCATTGTTTCTAAGCTCTCCCATTCTTTTATTCAAAGAGTTGAAGTTTGCTAAGAAAAGCTCATAGTTTAGTCCCAATGCTGAAGTTGTTGCCATTTGGTTAGATTTAGATACACCTTGAGATCGAATAGAATCTACAAAATAGGTTGTGTAGCTATTATCGCTTGCTGTGGTTGTAGTTTCTGTGTTAGCAGTTACAGCAGAGGCCTCTCCATTGGATTTTTTCCCATACTCATCTGTATTTTCTACTGCTGTGAGTGTTGTTGTAATAACATCAAATCCTTGGATTTGTGTTGCACCTTCAAATGTAGCAACTTGATTTCCATTTGTTCCTTTGACTGTAGCT of the Helicobacter kayseriensis genome contains:
- a CDS encoding autotransporter outer membrane beta-barrel domain-containing protein — its product is QAGQYGYIYSDRILVLSGGNASTSSSADTASKVNYIQVIADANTNFSSISYHGGGTETQGNIAVATVKGTNGNQVATFEGATQIQGFDVITTTLTAVENTDEYGKKSNGEASAVTANTETTTTASDNSYTTYFVDSIRSQGVSKSNQMATTSALGLNYELFLANFNSLNKRMGELRNNDHSQGAWGRIFNGMLSTKYGLETQSIYTTVQAGYDYAFGFEGANNYLGLALSYANSIITPKTHLDIDQVGKGIDKSTSHAVEVAVYNSYIQDAGWFNDTILKFSYIMSDLEMAGQENHYNTNNFGIVFSNEVGYRFKLGETKEWYIDPQVELSFGYFNQSDLKQVLGQATLTGIQEDIFNLRTRIGAAWGYDFKNFTEGKELGATLYLGTYYSYDYIQGGEIDLRTNLGTNTSLKELNSTGRF